A single window of Methanosphaera sp. DNA harbors:
- the carB gene encoding carbamoyl-phosphate synthase large subunit — protein sequence MPKNEDIKKVLIIGSGPIQIGQAAEFDYSGSQACKSLREENIETVLVNSNPATIQTDIESADKVYVEPLTAEMVAKIIEKEKVDAILPTMGGQTGLNIAIDLDKMGVLDDIKVLGSPIETINNVEDRDLFAEFMDKLNEPIPKCHAVNSLDEAYKAVDDIGYPVIVRPAFTLGGTGGGIANNKKELEEIVTHGLEMSFINQVLIDESVLGWEEFEYEVMRDKNDSCIIVCNMENIDAMGIHTGESVVVAPTQTFSNDDNQRLRDASIKIIRALGIEGGCNIQFAVHPETREYKVIEVNPRVSRSSALASKATGYSIAKVSSKIALGMTLDEIKNDITKETPASFEPAVDYVIVKIPRWPFDKFKGNTGELGVQMQSTGEVMAIGRTIEEALQKAIRSLDIDQFAFEYSDYTDYDLEHATDQRFFQIYSALKDGRDIDELSEITKISPFFLNKIKNIIDMEDVIREKSTAIFDDEKLFRKIKQYGFADKTIASILDIDEDEVTAAREKLDLHAEYKMVDTCAAEFEAKTPYYYGTYDSKSTPEKSDKKKVVVLGAGPIRIGQGIEFDYCCVHAALALKDDDIETILINNNPETVSTDYDISDKLYFEPLTKEDVLEVLRKEDPDGVIVQFGGQTSINLAEAIDKAGYKILGTPFESIDMVEDRERFTEVLNELEIPQAEYGITNSLDDAREAAHRIGFPVLVRPSYVLGGRAMEIVYDDDELESYMKEAVKVSKEHPILVDKFLEDSIELDVDALSDGEEVFVCGIMEHIEEAGIHSGDSACVIPPQSVPEDIIKQVEEYTTKLALKIGVKGLINIQYAIKMDPEPKLYIIEANPRASRTVPFVSKSIGIPIAKIAAKLMNGAKLKDFDLVSYADIDHVSVKESVFPFLKIPDADSVLGPEMKSTGESMGIDKNFGLAYYKAQLAANMNLPTEGKIFLSVRDSDKPEIAAIARKAKDLGFDLIATRGTAKAAEDVDVEVIRKVSQGSPNIRDAMINGEVAFVINTPSGKQSADDGYIIRRLAIELGIPYVTTIAGANAVLKAIEEAASGEINVKSLNEYSVL from the coding sequence ATGCCAAAGAATGAAGATATTAAAAAAGTATTAATTATTGGTTCAGGACCGATTCAGATAGGTCAAGCTGCAGAATTTGATTATTCAGGATCACAAGCATGTAAATCATTAAGAGAAGAAAATATTGAAACAGTACTTGTAAATAGTAATCCTGCAACAATTCAGACAGATATAGAATCAGCAGATAAAGTATATGTAGAACCATTAACAGCAGAAATGGTAGCAAAAATCATAGAAAAAGAAAAAGTAGATGCTATCCTTCCAACAATGGGTGGACAAACAGGATTAAATATTGCAATAGATCTTGATAAAATGGGAGTACTTGACGATATAAAAGTTTTAGGATCTCCAATTGAAACAATTAATAATGTAGAAGATCGTGACTTATTTGCAGAATTTATGGATAAATTAAATGAACCTATACCAAAATGTCATGCAGTAAATTCATTAGATGAAGCATATAAAGCTGTAGATGACATTGGTTATCCTGTAATTGTAAGACCAGCATTCACACTTGGTGGAACAGGTGGAGGAATTGCAAACAATAAAAAAGAACTTGAAGAAATTGTAACTCATGGTCTTGAAATGAGTTTCATCAACCAAGTATTAATTGATGAATCAGTTCTTGGATGGGAAGAATTTGAATACGAAGTAATGCGTGATAAAAATGATTCATGTATCATTGTATGTAACATGGAAAACATCGATGCTATGGGAATTCACACAGGTGAAAGTGTAGTAGTTGCACCAACACAAACATTTTCAAATGATGATAATCAAAGACTTCGTGATGCATCAATAAAAATCATAAGAGCTCTTGGAATTGAAGGAGGATGTAACATACAATTTGCTGTACATCCTGAAACTCGTGAATACAAAGTAATTGAAGTAAATCCACGTGTAAGTAGAAGTAGTGCACTTGCATCAAAAGCTACAGGATATTCAATTGCTAAAGTATCATCAAAAATAGCTCTTGGAATGACACTTGATGAAATTAAAAACGACATTACAAAAGAAACACCTGCATCATTTGAACCTGCAGTTGACTATGTAATTGTAAAAATCCCAAGATGGCCATTTGACAAGTTTAAAGGTAACACTGGAGAACTTGGTGTACAGATGCAATCAACAGGAGAAGTAATGGCAATAGGAAGAACAATTGAAGAAGCACTTCAAAAAGCTATTCGTTCACTTGATATTGACCAGTTTGCATTTGAATACTCAGATTATACTGATTATGATCTTGAACATGCAACAGATCAAAGATTCTTCCAGATATACTCAGCACTTAAAGATGGACGTGACATTGATGAGTTATCTGAAATTACAAAAATCAGTCCATTTTTCTTAAATAAAATTAAAAACATCATTGATATGGAAGATGTTATTCGTGAAAAATCAACAGCAATCTTTGATGATGAAAAACTATTTAGAAAAATTAAACAGTATGGATTTGCTGATAAAACAATAGCATCAATACTTGATATTGATGAAGATGAAGTAACAGCTGCTCGTGAAAAACTTGATCTTCACGCAGAATATAAAATGGTAGATACATGTGCTGCTGAATTTGAAGCAAAAACACCATACTACTATGGAACATACGATTCAAAATCAACACCAGAAAAATCAGATAAGAAGAAAGTTGTTGTTCTTGGAGCAGGACCTATAAGAATTGGTCAAGGTATTGAGTTTGATTACTGTTGTGTACATGCAGCATTAGCACTTAAAGATGATGATATTGAAACAATACTTATAAACAATAACCCCGAAACAGTAAGTACTGATTATGATATTTCAGATAAACTATACTTTGAACCATTAACAAAAGAAGATGTACTTGAAGTTTTACGTAAAGAAGATCCTGATGGAGTAATTGTACAATTTGGTGGACAAACATCAATTAACCTTGCAGAAGCAATTGATAAAGCAGGATATAAAATACTTGGTACACCATTTGAAAGTATTGATATGGTAGAAGATCGTGAAAGATTTACAGAAGTATTAAATGAACTTGAAATTCCACAGGCAGAATATGGTATTACAAATTCACTTGATGATGCAAGAGAAGCAGCACATAGAATTGGATTCCCTGTACTTGTAAGACCATCATATGTTCTTGGTGGACGTGCAATGGAAATTGTATACGATGATGATGAACTTGAAAGCTACATGAAAGAAGCTGTAAAAGTATCAAAAGAACATCCTATACTTGTTGATAAATTCCTTGAAGATTCAATAGAACTTGATGTGGATGCTTTATCTGATGGTGAAGAAGTATTTGTATGTGGTATTATGGAACACATTGAAGAGGCTGGTATTCACTCTGGAGATTCAGCATGTGTAATTCCACCACAAAGTGTACCTGAAGATATTATAAAACAGGTAGAAGAATACACAACAAAACTTGCACTTAAAATTGGTGTAAAAGGTTTAATTAACATACAATATGCAATTAAAATGGATCCAGAACCAAAACTTTACATTATTGAAGCAAACCCAAGAGCAAGTCGTACAGTACCATTTGTAAGTAAATCAATAGGAATACCTATTGCTAAAATTGCAGCAAAACTTATGAATGGAGCTAAACTTAAAGACTTTGATCTTGTAAGTTATGCTGATATTGATCATGTATCAGTTAAAGAATCTGTATTCCCATTCCTTAAAATCCCAGATGCAGACTCAGTACTAGGACCTGAGATGAAATCTACTGGAGAAAGTATGGGTATTGATAAAAACTTTGGACTTGCATATTATAAAGCTCAACTTGCAGCAAATATGAACTTACCTACAGAAGGTAAAATATTCCTAAGTGTACGTGATAGTGATAAACCTGAAATTGCAGCTATTGCTCGTAAAGCTAAAGATTTAGGATTTGATCTTATTGCTACACGTGGAACTGCAAAAGCAGCAGAAGATGTTGATGTTGAAGTAATTAGAAAAGTAAGTCAAGGATCACCAAATATTCGTGATGCTATGATTAATGGTGAAGTTGCATTTGTAATTAACACACCATCTGGTAAACAGTCAGCTGATGATGGATACATTATACGTAGACTTGCAATAGAACTTGGTATTCCATATGTAACAACTATTGCTGGTGCAAATGCTGTACTTAAAGCTATTGAAGAGGCAGCATCTGGTGAAATTAATGTTAAATCATTAAATGAATACAGTGTATTATAA
- the carA gene encoding glutamine-hydrolyzing carbamoyl-phosphate synthase small subunit, giving the protein MVKTAKLALEDGTILEGEGFGAECVKTGELVFSTAMVGYVEALTDPSFKGQILMSTYPLEGNYGVSKEWYQSDDIKTEAYVVRQLCTQPYHPKSEKSLSEFLEENGVPGISNIDTRALTLKIRERGSMKAAVANVDISDEELLEITRNQTPIEEQSLVEKITIAEPKTLAQKETNIAVIDCGVKKNIIDNLLQRDVGVTIYPASVDAQEIIDSGADGVLISSGPGNPENVEKIQDTIKTLAQNMPVAGICLGQQIIALTYGADIYKMKFGHRGLNQPVQDLKTKKVYMTSQNHSFAIDKNSIENTDLEITQINLNDNTPEAIKHTKLPVSGIQYHPEAGPGPHDSSEFFDEFLEVVKNY; this is encoded by the coding sequence TTGGTAAAAACTGCAAAATTAGCATTAGAAGATGGTACAATACTTGAAGGTGAAGGATTCGGTGCAGAATGTGTGAAAACTGGAGAGCTTGTATTTTCCACAGCAATGGTAGGATATGTAGAAGCACTTACAGATCCATCATTCAAAGGACAAATACTTATGTCAACATACCCTCTTGAGGGAAACTATGGAGTATCAAAAGAATGGTACCAATCCGATGACATAAAAACAGAAGCATACGTTGTAAGACAACTCTGTACACAACCATATCACCCAAAATCTGAGAAAAGTTTATCTGAATTTTTAGAAGAAAATGGTGTACCTGGAATAAGTAATATAGATACACGAGCATTAACACTTAAAATAAGAGAACGCGGTTCAATGAAAGCTGCTGTTGCAAATGTGGATATTTCTGATGAAGAACTTCTTGAAATTACAAGAAATCAAACACCAATTGAAGAACAATCACTTGTTGAAAAAATCACAATAGCAGAACCTAAAACACTTGCACAAAAAGAAACAAACATTGCAGTAATAGATTGTGGTGTAAAGAAAAACATCATAGACAACCTTCTACAACGTGATGTAGGTGTAACAATATATCCAGCATCAGTAGATGCACAGGAAATTATAGATTCAGGAGCAGATGGAGTTCTCATATCAAGTGGACCTGGAAATCCAGAAAATGTTGAAAAAATACAAGATACAATAAAAACATTAGCTCAGAATATGCCAGTAGCTGGAATCTGTCTTGGTCAACAGATCATTGCACTTACATATGGTGCAGATATATATAAAATGAAATTTGGACACAGAGGATTAAATCAACCAGTACAAGATCTTAAAACTAAAAAAGTTTACATGACATCACAAAACCACAGCTTTGCAATAGATAAAAATTCAATAGAAAACACAGATCTTGAAATAACACAAATTAACCTAAATGATAACACACCAGAAGCAATAAAACACACAAAACTTCCAGTATCTGGAATACAATATCACCCAGAAGCAGGACCTGGACCACACGATTCAAGTGAATTCTTTGATGAATTCCTAGAAGTTGTTAAAAATTATTAA
- the rimI gene encoding ribosomal protein S18-alanine N-acetyltransferase — protein MIIRDFKPADINDIIRIEYESFRHPYPIDIILQLYEAGAGFLVAEDSSNILGYIIFWLKDNIGHIIVIAVDSRYRGMSIGSLLLQNALQIFKLNGIKDIKLEVKKTNIGAIHFYQENNFKHIGEEENYYEDGETAVIMLYTHEDL, from the coding sequence ATGATAATTCGTGATTTTAAGCCAGCAGATATTAATGATATAATAAGAATTGAATATGAAAGTTTCAGACATCCTTATCCTATTGATATAATATTACAGTTATATGAAGCAGGTGCAGGTTTTCTTGTAGCTGAGGATTCATCAAATATTTTAGGTTATATTATTTTCTGGCTTAAGGATAATATTGGACATATTATTGTTATAGCAGTTGACTCAAGATATAGAGGTATGTCAATAGGCTCACTTTTACTTCAAAATGCACTTCAAATTTTTAAACTTAATGGAATAAAAGACATAAAACTTGAAGTAAAAAAGACAAATATAGGTGCAATACATTTCTACCAGGAAAATAACTTCAAACATATAGGGGAAGAAGAAAATTATTATGAAGATGGAGAAACTGCAGTCATCATGCTATATACACATGAAGATTTATAA
- a CDS encoding UPF0146 family protein: MIKAWKDFSDYIVENYKKSSKIIEVGVGKILDVGCLLKEKMPDTDVKLVDLYPANEHVICDDITNPTDVIYQDADLIYSIRPPEELQPDIMNLADKYETDVIIKPLFTEEINYKYKARLKLVNYKRLSFYHYKR, from the coding sequence ATGATAAAAGCATGGAAAGATTTCTCAGACTATATAGTTGAAAATTATAAAAAAAGTAGTAAAATCATAGAAGTAGGAGTGGGTAAAATACTTGATGTAGGATGCCTACTTAAAGAAAAGATGCCAGATACAGATGTGAAACTTGTTGATTTATATCCTGCAAATGAACATGTAATATGTGATGATATAACAAATCCAACAGATGTGATATATCAAGATGCAGATTTAATCTATTCAATAAGACCACCTGAAGAGTTACAACCAGATATAATGAATCTAGCAGATAAATATGAAACAGATGTAATAATAAAGCCATTATTTACAGAAGAAATTAACTATAAATATAAGGCAAGATTAAAGCTTGTAAATTACAAGCGATTATCCTTCTATCACTATAAAAGGTGA
- a CDS encoding cation-translocating P-type ATPase yields the protein MTNWEEKSIDDIFKELNTKSSGLNKKQVDENIQKYGKNILKEESKDSTIKKILMQFSEPLTILLIIAAVISALINNIIDAAVIILVVIINAYLGYSQEKKAEDAIEKLKSISKNHAVVMRDNKKQQIDAEDVTVGDILVVEEGDCCAADIRLIEEYDLKVDESALSGESLPIKKYTEQDLENKHSNIVFMDTYITTGRGVGVVVATGMDTEIGKIATLIQEDEGSKTPLEIKIANLSKTLGLLSIIICVVIVAVELLHNTPLNDTFMIAVSLAVAAIPEGLPAILTLTLALGMQKMARNNVIIRKLLAVETLGSCSVVCTDKTGTLTENKLTVTDSYISNEKMAYMICYLCNNAKVEDNTKIGDPTDISALEFAQKNTEINNKDYERVHEIPLSSIRKRMTTVNIIDNKQYVLIKGAPEIILPMCKYTDNNGKIEKLDTQQLETINKQVTNYTQDALRVLMLAYRCVDNYENYSNEELEDELVFCGIIGMMDPPRSSVCDSIATCHDAGITVKMITGDHRNTASKIAQNVGIKNPENTLTGSELSKLSDNELCEKIDDINVFARVFPEQKVRIIKALKMKNEVVSMTGDGINDAPALTSADIGVAMGSGTDVAKNSSDMILEDDNFSTIVYAIKEGRVIYSNIKRFIKYQLSTNIAAIFTILISSLLALPLPFNAIQLLWINIIMDGPPAQSLGVEGADYNIMNNPPRRENILTKENIIHISVIGIMMSVGTLLLYMYELSLNVGHTQAVSVAFTCFVMYQLFNVFNCRSKSKKKNTTLIISVICAFLLQLCVIYIPLLQPIFKTTAIDLSSWILIIIVSLTIVVVEHIIQIFEKKLN from the coding sequence TTGACAAACTGGGAAGAAAAATCAATTGATGATATATTTAAAGAGCTTAATACAAAAAGTAGTGGACTGAATAAAAAACAGGTAGATGAAAACATACAAAAGTATGGAAAAAACATTCTTAAAGAAGAAAGTAAGGATTCTACAATAAAGAAAATATTAATGCAATTTAGTGAACCATTAACAATACTTCTCATAATTGCCGCAGTAATATCAGCATTAATTAACAATATAATAGATGCAGCTGTAATAATACTAGTTGTAATAATAAATGCATATCTTGGATATTCACAAGAAAAAAAAGCAGAAGATGCAATTGAAAAACTAAAATCAATAAGTAAAAATCATGCAGTTGTCATGCGTGATAATAAAAAACAACAGATAGATGCAGAAGATGTCACAGTAGGTGATATTTTAGTAGTTGAAGAAGGTGATTGTTGTGCTGCTGATATACGATTAATTGAAGAGTATGATCTTAAAGTTGATGAATCAGCACTTAGTGGTGAATCACTCCCAATAAAGAAATATACAGAGCAAGACTTAGAAAATAAGCATTCAAACATTGTTTTCATGGATACATATATAACAACAGGTCGTGGAGTTGGTGTTGTTGTTGCAACTGGTATGGATACAGAAATTGGTAAGATTGCAACACTTATTCAAGAAGATGAAGGTAGCAAAACTCCACTTGAAATAAAAATTGCAAATCTCAGCAAAACACTTGGTCTTCTTTCAATTATAATATGTGTTGTAATTGTAGCTGTTGAACTTCTACATAATACACCACTTAATGATACATTTATGATTGCAGTATCACTTGCTGTTGCTGCAATTCCTGAGGGTCTTCCTGCAATACTTACACTTACTCTTGCTCTTGGTATGCAGAAGATGGCACGAAATAATGTTATTATACGAAAGCTTCTTGCTGTTGAAACTCTTGGATCATGTAGTGTTGTATGTACAGATAAAACAGGAACATTAACAGAAAATAAATTAACAGTAACAGATTCATACATATCAAATGAAAAAATGGCATATATGATATGTTATCTTTGTAATAATGCAAAAGTTGAAGATAATACTAAAATTGGTGATCCAACAGACATATCAGCACTTGAATTTGCACAGAAAAACACAGAAATTAACAACAAAGACTATGAAAGAGTTCATGAAATTCCACTAAGTAGTATACGAAAAAGAATGACAACAGTAAATATTATTGATAATAAACAATATGTTCTAATTAAAGGTGCACCTGAAATTATACTACCAATGTGTAAATATACAGATAATAATGGAAAAATAGAAAAACTTGACACACAACAACTTGAAACAATAAATAAACAAGTAACAAACTACACACAAGATGCACTAAGAGTACTTATGCTTGCATATCGATGTGTTGATAACTATGAGAACTATTCAAATGAAGAACTTGAAGATGAACTAGTATTTTGTGGTATAATTGGAATGATGGATCCACCACGAAGCAGTGTATGTGATTCAATTGCTACTTGTCATGATGCAGGAATTACTGTTAAAATGATAACAGGAGATCATAGAAATACAGCATCAAAGATAGCACAAAATGTAGGAATTAAAAATCCAGAAAATACACTAACAGGATCTGAACTTTCTAAATTATCAGATAATGAATTATGTGAAAAAATAGATGATATTAATGTATTTGCACGTGTATTTCCAGAACAAAAGGTACGTATCATCAAGGCATTGAAGATGAAAAATGAAGTAGTGTCAATGACAGGTGATGGAATAAACGATGCACCAGCACTAACAAGTGCAGATATTGGTGTTGCAATGGGATCAGGAACAGATGTTGCAAAGAATTCATCAGATATGATACTTGAAGATGATAACTTCTCAACAATAGTCTATGCAATTAAAGAAGGTCGTGTAATATATTCAAATATTAAAAGATTTATCAAATATCAGCTATCAACAAATATTGCAGCAATATTTACAATTCTAATATCATCACTTCTTGCACTACCACTTCCATTTAATGCAATACAACTGTTATGGATTAATATTATAATGGATGGACCACCAGCACAATCACTTGGAGTTGAAGGTGCAGATTATAATATTATGAACAATCCACCAAGACGTGAAAATATTCTTACAAAAGAAAATATCATACATATTTCAGTTATTGGTATTATGATGTCAGTAGGTACACTACTGTTATATATGTATGAATTAAGTCTTAATGTTGGACACACTCAAGCTGTAAGTGTTGCATTTACATGCTTTGTGATGTATCAGTTATTTAATGTATTTAATTGTAGATCAAAATCTAAAAAGAAAAATACTACACTTATAATATCAGTTATCTGTGCATTTCTGTTACAGTTGTGTGTAATTTATATTCCATTACTTCAGCCAATATTTAAAACAACAGCAATAGATCTAAGTTCATGGATATTAATTATAATTGTTTCACTTACAATTGTAGTTGTTGAACATATAATTCAGATATTTGAAAAGAAATTAAATTAA
- the cobK gene encoding precorrin-6A reductase, whose protein sequence is MRYIVMSGTSDSTKVINYLSQDSNNFILATTVTDYGAEIAKNAGATEVISKALRCEDFIDVIKENNIDTLIDATHPFAAVATETAIESASKAGINYIRYERASTVLPQSDLIYNADTFNEGAIKAKEIIEDGKLMHLAGVTTLPKITEVIDPNQVVVRVLPNNFSISNTQKTGVPAENIVAMQGTYTKEFNKALMKEYNIKAMLTKESGESGGAEEKINAAIELQIPVILIKRPKIDGIENYPIVRSIEELAEVIE, encoded by the coding sequence ATGAGATATATTGTAATGTCTGGTACATCTGATTCAACAAAAGTTATTAACTATTTAAGTCAAGATTCAAATAATTTCATTCTTGCAACAACAGTTACAGACTATGGTGCTGAAATTGCAAAAAATGCAGGGGCAACTGAAGTTATATCAAAAGCATTAAGATGTGAAGATTTCATTGATGTAATTAAAGAAAATAACATCGACACACTAATTGATGCAACACACCCATTTGCAGCAGTTGCAACAGAAACAGCAATAGAAAGTGCATCAAAAGCAGGAATTAATTATATAAGATATGAAAGAGCATCAACAGTACTTCCTCAATCAGATCTAATATATAATGCTGATACATTCAATGAAGGTGCAATAAAAGCTAAAGAAATAATAGAAGATGGAAAACTAATGCATCTTGCAGGAGTAACAACACTACCAAAAATAACAGAAGTAATAGATCCAAACCAGGTAGTTGTACGTGTACTTCCAAATAATTTCAGCATATCAAATACACAAAAAACAGGAGTTCCAGCAGAAAATATTGTAGCAATGCAGGGAACATATACAAAAGAGTTTAACAAAGCATTAATGAAAGAATATAACATTAAAGCAATGCTTACAAAAGAAAGTGGAGAAAGTGGAGGAGCAGAAGAAAAAATTAATGCTGCTATAGAACTACAAATTCCAGTAATACTAATTAAAAGACCAAAAATTGATGGAATAGAAAATTATCCTATTGTACGTTCAATTGAAGAACTTGCAGAAGTTATAGAATAG
- a CDS encoding proteasome-activating nucleotidase, translating to MPQQDSELSDMQKKFDVMERNLTWEIRKLEKDKVLLENENLRLDREVKSLKNEISRYRAPPLVIATVTEILGNNEAVVKSSTGPSFLIRYSDKDAKKMEIDARVALNQQTFAIVDVISSEKDPNVAGMEVDEKPDISYDSIGGLSEQVKETIETVELPLKNPEIFKDVGITPPKGVLFYGPPGTGKTLLAKAVAKETNATFIKIVASEFVKKYIGEGSRLVREVFQLAKEKAPSIIFIDEIDAIAGKRLQSSTSGDREVQRTLMQLLAEMDGFESRGNIGIIAATNRPDILDPALLRPGRFDRIIEVPVPDDEGKVEILKIHTKNMSLEANVNLKEIALKAKGASGADLKAICTEAGMFAIREERSKISVDDFNEAVEKIMNKTSKQQEKQETVMFV from the coding sequence ATGCCACAACAAGACAGTGAATTATCAGATATGCAGAAGAAATTCGATGTAATGGAAAGAAATCTAACCTGGGAAATCAGAAAACTAGAAAAAGACAAAGTATTACTAGAAAATGAAAACCTAAGATTAGATCGTGAAGTAAAATCTCTAAAAAATGAAATTAGTAGATATAGAGCACCTCCACTTGTAATTGCAACAGTTACAGAAATACTTGGTAATAATGAAGCCGTAGTAAAAAGCTCAACAGGACCATCATTCCTTATAAGATACTCAGATAAGGATGCAAAGAAAATGGAAATTGATGCAAGAGTAGCATTAAATCAACAAACCTTTGCAATTGTTGATGTAATATCATCAGAAAAAGATCCAAATGTAGCTGGAATGGAAGTTGATGAAAAACCTGACATTAGCTATGATAGTATTGGTGGATTATCAGAACAAGTAAAAGAAACAATTGAAACTGTAGAATTACCACTTAAAAACCCTGAAATATTCAAAGATGTTGGTATTACCCCACCTAAAGGAGTACTGTTCTATGGACCTCCAGGAACTGGTAAAACACTTCTTGCAAAAGCAGTTGCAAAAGAAACAAATGCAACATTTATTAAAATTGTAGCATCAGAATTTGTTAAAAAATACATAGGTGAAGGATCACGTCTTGTACGTGAAGTATTCCAACTTGCAAAAGAAAAAGCACCTTCAATCATATTTATTGATGAAATTGATGCTATTGCAGGTAAAAGATTACAAAGCTCCACAAGTGGAGATCGTGAAGTTCAAAGAACATTAATGCAACTTCTTGCTGAAATGGATGGATTTGAATCACGAGGAAACATTGGAATTATTGCAGCAACAAACAGACCTGACATACTTGACCCTGCACTTCTAAGACCAGGAAGATTTGATCGTATCATAGAAGTTCCTGTACCTGATGATGAAGGTAAAGTTGAAATTCTTAAAATACACACAAAAAATATGTCACTTGAAGCAAATGTTAACTTAAAAGAAATTGCACTTAAAGCAAAAGGTGCATCTGGTGCAGATCTTAAAGCTATCTGTACAGAAGCTGGTATGTTTGCAATTCGTGAAGAAAGAAGTAAAATTTCAGTTGACGACTTCAATGAAGCTGTAGAAAAAATTATGAATAAAACATCAAAACAACAAGAAAAACAAGAAACAGTAATGTTTGTATAG
- a CDS encoding multiprotein bridging factor aMBF1 has product MNCEICGTEIKGQPYKTKIDNSLMITCKECSSYGKVQQAPQNPRNRNNKKGSNNRRSQQKRSYSRPSKPEYELVDDYAKIVRQAREKKHLTQKQLGEKLYERESVIAHIESSKMVPETKLAKKLEKILNIKIIEKVEDAEQQMKDAFKFREATIGDIAKITRK; this is encoded by the coding sequence ATGAACTGTGAAATATGTGGAACAGAAATTAAAGGACAACCTTATAAAACAAAAATTGACAACTCATTAATGATAACATGTAAAGAATGTTCAAGTTATGGTAAAGTACAACAAGCACCACAAAATCCTAGAAACAGAAACAACAAAAAAGGATCAAACAACAGAAGATCACAACAGAAAAGATCATACTCAAGACCATCAAAACCAGAATATGAACTTGTAGATGACTATGCAAAAATTGTAAGACAAGCAAGAGAGAAAAAACATCTCACACAAAAACAGCTTGGAGAAAAACTCTATGAAAGAGAATCAGTAATTGCACACATTGAATCATCCAAGATGGTACCAGAAACAAAGCTTGCTAAAAAACTTGAAAAAATACTTAACATAAAAATTATTGAAAAAGTAGAAGATGCAGAACAACAAATGAAAGATGCATTTAAATTCAGAGAAGCAACAATTGGTGACATTGCTAAAATTACAAGAAAATAA
- a CDS encoding DUF356 domain-containing protein, with protein MAFILVRAANKKKALNSLADIERHAKLTIVGKPKSINTKKAHEVTKAILKKEPRGDIKQAVVVKVKESTTQSIMNLRKIHPPAHLIVISEEYPEYSDIKKEYNKSRIFDGYYSSKRKSSKSDDESKDEDKN; from the coding sequence ATGGCATTTATACTAGTTCGAGCAGCAAATAAGAAAAAAGCATTAAATAGTCTTGCAGATATTGAAAGACATGCAAAACTTACAATAGTTGGAAAACCTAAGTCTATTAATACTAAAAAAGCACATGAAGTTACAAAAGCAATACTTAAAAAAGAGCCAAGAGGCGATATAAAACAGGCTGTTGTTGTAAAAGTTAAAGAATCAACAACACAAAGTATCATGAATCTCAGAAAGATACATCCTCCAGCACATCTAATTGTTATTAGTGAGGAATATCCTGAATATAGTGATATTAAAAAAGAGTATAATAAATCTAGAATATTTGATGGTTATTATTCATCTAAAAGAAAATCATCAAAATCTGATGATGAATCTAAAGATGAAGATAAAAATTAA